From a single Paenibacillus sp. FSL R5-0345 genomic region:
- a CDS encoding serine O-acetyltransferase, translated as MMKSFKTDWKANLKNPQTIMALFTYRFGNWVYYRVKSGLIRKPLWLLYRIMDVLFVRIIANGELHAEAQIGDALHLPHGLNGVIISPKAVIGNSATIFHQVTIGGRNNLGEPVIGDRAFIGVGSKILGPVTLGNDVNIGAMSVVVKDVPDNASAVGIPARNILRDEPKPENTR; from the coding sequence ATGATGAAATCATTCAAAACGGACTGGAAAGCAAATCTGAAAAATCCGCAGACGATTATGGCTTTGTTTACTTATCGTTTTGGAAATTGGGTGTATTATCGGGTGAAAAGTGGCCTGATCCGCAAACCTTTGTGGCTCCTATATCGAATTATGGACGTGCTGTTTGTTCGTATTATTGCCAATGGAGAGCTTCATGCGGAGGCTCAAATTGGTGATGCGCTTCATTTACCGCATGGATTAAATGGGGTTATCATTAGTCCTAAAGCGGTGATTGGCAATAGCGCTACTATTTTTCATCAAGTGACCATTGGAGGGAGAAATAACTTAGGCGAGCCAGTGATTGGAGACAGAGCGTTTATTGGAGTGGGCTCTAAAATTCTAGGTCCGGTTACGCTGGGGAATGATGTTAATATCGGAGCTATGTCTGTCGTGGTTAAGGATGTGCCGGATAATGCTTCGGCAGTAGGAATTCCTGCTAGAAATATTTTGCGAGATGAACCCAAACCTGAGAATACAAGATAA
- a CDS encoding glycoside hydrolase family 95 protein — translation MIDTEYSQRLWYSQPAGEWNEALPIGNGRFGAMIFGGTAEEKLQLNEDSVWYGGLRNRNNEDALPHLPEIRKLIMEGRLREAEELASMSMAGLPEAQRHYLPLGDLQLSFGGHEQSTEEYRRELDLEQGVFRMKYRIGEVSYTREMFASYPDQAIVIRIATDNKDGMSLKARFNRHNWRYLEKTKKWKNNGLIMSGDCGGKGGSSFAAVLKAVTEDGLCRTVGEYLLVDGASSVTMLLAAGTTFRHSDPDLYTKRRLQELSQVPYEELLARHTADYRSLYGRVKLKLPENLHQAGLPTDKRLKRFLKGEEDNGLIVTYFQYGRYLLISSSRQGSLPANLQGIWNDSFTPAWDSKFTININTQMNYWPAEICNLAECHEPLFDLVERMREPGRATARVMYGCRGFTAHHNTDIWADTAPQDTYLPASFWPLGAAWLCLHLWEHYRFNQDRYFLAQAYGTMKEAAQFLLDYLVEDAQGRLITCPSVSPENTYKLPNGESGVLCAGASMDFQIIEALFGACILSAEIIGVDEVFREELSAAQKRLPKPQIGKYGQIQEWMEDYEEVEPGHRHISHLFALYPGDAFSLEHTPELAEAARTTLERRLANGGGHTGWSRAWIINFWARLKDADKAYANVRALLQYSTLPNLFDNHPPFQIDGNFGGTAGIAEMLLQSHAEKIILLPALPQSWSEGSIKGLRARGGYILDFAWEEGLVTEAVVTCTVSGPCRIDAPGLAPVSFTGQAGCSYIFTSKG, via the coding sequence ATGATAGACACGGAATACAGTCAGCGATTGTGGTACAGCCAACCTGCGGGAGAGTGGAACGAGGCTTTGCCGATAGGAAACGGACGGTTCGGTGCCATGATTTTTGGCGGTACGGCAGAAGAAAAATTGCAGCTAAATGAGGATTCCGTGTGGTATGGCGGTCTGCGTAACCGTAATAATGAGGACGCGTTGCCTCATTTGCCTGAGATTCGCAAGCTGATTATGGAGGGAAGGCTACGAGAGGCAGAAGAACTGGCATCAATGTCGATGGCGGGACTGCCTGAAGCGCAGCGGCACTATTTGCCGCTGGGTGATTTGCAGCTATCCTTTGGCGGCCACGAGCAGTCTACCGAAGAATACAGGAGAGAGCTGGATTTGGAGCAAGGTGTTTTTCGAATGAAGTACCGAATCGGAGAGGTGAGTTATACCCGTGAAATGTTTGCTAGCTATCCGGATCAGGCCATTGTCATACGTATTGCCACTGACAATAAGGATGGAATGTCCTTAAAGGCGAGATTCAATCGCCATAACTGGAGATATCTGGAGAAAACTAAAAAATGGAAAAATAACGGTCTGATTATGAGTGGTGATTGCGGCGGAAAAGGGGGCAGCTCTTTTGCAGCTGTCCTGAAGGCAGTCACAGAAGACGGTCTCTGCCGTACCGTTGGGGAGTATTTGCTTGTGGATGGGGCGAGCTCGGTTACAATGCTACTTGCTGCAGGAACTACGTTTCGCCATTCCGATCCGGACCTTTACACCAAAAGACGGCTGCAAGAACTGAGCCAGGTTCCTTATGAAGAGCTGCTAGCCCGCCATACCGCAGATTACCGCAGCTTGTATGGACGAGTTAAGTTGAAGCTGCCAGAGAATCTGCACCAGGCTGGATTGCCGACCGACAAGCGGCTGAAGCGGTTTCTGAAGGGGGAGGAGGACAATGGTCTAATAGTGACCTATTTCCAGTACGGTCGCTATCTCCTAATTTCCTCCAGTCGTCAAGGCTCATTACCCGCAAATCTGCAGGGGATCTGGAATGACAGCTTTACTCCGGCATGGGACAGCAAATTCACGATCAATATTAATACGCAAATGAATTATTGGCCTGCAGAAATCTGCAACCTGGCTGAATGTCATGAGCCTTTGTTCGATCTGGTAGAGCGGATGAGGGAACCGGGGAGGGCTACGGCCAGGGTCATGTATGGTTGCCGGGGATTCACGGCGCATCACAATACGGATATCTGGGCAGACACGGCGCCGCAGGATACCTATTTGCCGGCGTCTTTTTGGCCGCTGGGTGCCGCCTGGCTGTGCCTGCATTTATGGGAGCATTATCGCTTCAATCAGGACCGCTATTTCCTGGCGCAGGCGTATGGGACGATGAAGGAAGCGGCACAGTTTCTGCTTGATTATTTAGTAGAAGACGCTCAAGGCCGGCTGATCACTTGCCCATCCGTTTCCCCTGAGAATACCTATAAGCTACCGAACGGTGAGTCAGGAGTACTCTGCGCAGGAGCTTCGATGGATTTTCAAATTATAGAAGCACTGTTTGGTGCCTGCATCCTCAGTGCGGAGATTATCGGCGTGGATGAGGTGTTCCGCGAAGAACTCTCTGCCGCTCAGAAGCGGCTTCCCAAACCGCAAATCGGAAAGTATGGACAGATCCAGGAGTGGATGGAGGATTATGAAGAGGTGGAGCCGGGACATCGCCACATCTCTCATCTTTTTGCGCTTTATCCCGGCGACGCCTTCAGCCTGGAGCATACGCCGGAACTGGCTGAGGCGGCCCGGACGACGTTGGAACGAAGGCTAGCAAACGGTGGCGGTCACACTGGCTGGAGCCGGGCTTGGATTATTAACTTTTGGGCCAGATTGAAGGATGCCGACAAGGCCTACGCAAACGTCCGGGCTCTTTTACAGTATTCAACGCTGCCTAATCTGTTTGATAACCACCCTCCGTTTCAGATAGATGGTAATTTTGGAGGAACGGCGGGGATTGCTGAAATGCTGCTGCAAAGCCACGCCGAAAAGATTATACTGTTGCCCGCTTTGCCGCAAAGCTGGAGTGAGGGAAGCATTAAGGGTCTGCGGGCAAGGGGAGGATATATCCTTGATTTTGCCTGGGAGGAGGGGCTAGTTACTGAAGCGGTTGTGACTTGTACAGTTTCTGGACCTTGCCGTATAGATGCTCCCGGTCTTGCGCCCGTTTCGTTCACAGGACAAGCTGGGTGCTCCTATATATTCACATCAAAGGGCTAA
- a CDS encoding GNAT family N-acetyltransferase, producing the protein MNVMETERLVIRRFTAEDGQDLYDYLSKEEVVLYEPHKVFNAEECKVEALRRSMDSAFWAVCLRSTGKMIGNLYFQESEPNTFGTWEFGYVFNSDYQGSGYATEACKHLLSYGFEHIKMRRVIANCDPNNTRSWKLLERLRLRREGHFKQTGYFKYDSNGDPIWHDTLSYGLLRSEWVTMNE; encoded by the coding sequence ATGAATGTTATGGAAACTGAACGGCTAGTGATTAGAAGGTTCACAGCAGAAGATGGACAGGACCTGTATGACTATTTATCCAAAGAAGAGGTTGTACTGTATGAACCCCACAAAGTATTCAATGCAGAGGAATGTAAAGTAGAGGCACTCCGGCGCTCAATGGATTCCGCTTTTTGGGCGGTATGTCTGAGATCTACAGGAAAAATGATTGGAAACTTATATTTTCAGGAGAGCGAGCCAAATACTTTTGGAACATGGGAGTTTGGCTATGTATTTAATTCTGATTATCAGGGTAGCGGATATGCCACAGAAGCTTGTAAGCATTTATTATCTTATGGATTTGAGCATATAAAGATGAGACGAGTGATTGCGAATTGCGATCCGAATAATACGCGCTCCTGGAAGTTACTTGAACGATTGAGACTTCGTAGAGAAGGACATTTTAAGCAGACCGGTTATTTTAAATATGATAGCAATGGTGATCCGATCTGGCATGACACTCTTTCGTATGGCCTGCTTAGAAGTGAATGGGTAACTATGAACGAATAA
- a CDS encoding glycoside hydrolase family 43 protein translates to MNTATITNPIMWADVPDVDVIRVGPIFYMVSTSMHSMPGCPIMKSVNLKDWELVNYVYDTFEDNDAHRLLDGKGIYGKGSWAASLRYKDGVFYVCFSSNDMDRLYIYRTEDIEHGVWERSVIPGLHHDPGLLLDDDNRNYVIYGNGDIRIKELTEDLTALKQGGTDQLLLEGERKDIGLRIEGCHAYKRNGYYYLFFIEWPRTGNQRRRQICYRSSELLGPYQRKIILDDDLGYHNNGVAQGGFVDTPSQDWYAVLFQDHDAVGRVPCVLPVRWENDWPVIGDDDASLRAFETRLPVAEPKPLVISDEFNYETNQLALNWQWNHNPDNSLWSVTERPGYLRIRTGQIADSILRARNTLTQRTEGPSCSAETLLVLSGVQPGDRAGMVALQNEYGTVGIAVDELGQFSVNMCVNDGEGCEEIVESIVFTSQQIYLKIDFNFEDSLDQAKFFYSEDGIAWKKIGRALQMRYTLDHFMGYRIGLFNYATHNAGGYADFDYFHYIRQH, encoded by the coding sequence GTGAATACCGCTACAATAACTAATCCTATAATGTGGGCAGATGTTCCGGATGTTGACGTCATCCGAGTTGGTCCTATATTCTACATGGTCAGCACGAGTATGCATTCCATGCCGGGCTGCCCGATTATGAAATCGGTTAATTTGAAAGATTGGGAACTTGTGAATTATGTATATGATACCTTTGAGGATAACGATGCCCACCGGTTGCTGGACGGTAAAGGTATTTACGGAAAGGGTTCTTGGGCGGCATCGCTCCGTTACAAGGATGGGGTATTTTACGTTTGTTTTTCCTCGAATGACATGGACCGGTTATATATTTACCGCACAGAGGATATTGAACATGGAGTATGGGAGCGTTCGGTGATACCGGGGCTTCATCATGACCCTGGCTTGCTATTGGATGACGATAACCGCAATTATGTGATTTATGGTAATGGTGATATCCGTATTAAGGAGCTGACTGAAGATCTTACGGCACTTAAGCAGGGGGGAACGGATCAGCTGTTGCTCGAAGGTGAACGTAAAGACATAGGTTTGCGCATCGAGGGCTGTCATGCTTACAAGCGGAACGGTTATTACTATTTGTTCTTTATTGAATGGCCGAGAACCGGAAATCAGCGTAGACGTCAGATTTGTTATCGGTCTTCCGAGCTTCTAGGCCCCTATCAACGAAAAATTATTCTGGACGATGATCTGGGCTATCATAATAACGGTGTAGCGCAAGGAGGGTTTGTTGATACCCCATCTCAGGATTGGTATGCTGTATTGTTTCAGGATCATGATGCTGTCGGACGGGTCCCTTGCGTGCTTCCTGTGAGATGGGAGAACGATTGGCCTGTCATCGGAGACGACGATGCCTCACTTCGTGCTTTTGAGACCAGGCTTCCAGTTGCGGAGCCGAAGCCGCTTGTAATCAGTGATGAGTTCAACTATGAGACTAATCAGTTGGCTCTGAACTGGCAGTGGAATCATAATCCGGATAATTCACTATGGTCTGTTACTGAGCGTCCGGGATATCTGCGAATCCGTACGGGTCAAATAGCAGATAGTATCCTGAGGGCGCGTAATACACTGACGCAACGTACGGAAGGACCTTCTTGCAGCGCGGAGACGCTGCTGGTGCTCTCAGGAGTCCAGCCCGGCGACCGTGCAGGAATGGTGGCGCTGCAGAATGAGTATGGTACCGTAGGAATTGCAGTCGATGAGCTAGGCCAATTTAGCGTTAATATGTGTGTGAACGACGGTGAAGGTTGCGAGGAGATCGTGGAGAGTATTGTATTCACCAGTCAACAGATCTATCTTAAGATTGATTTCAATTTTGAAGATAGTCTCGATCAGGCAAAATTCTTCTATTCGGAAGACGGAATAGCCTGGAAGAAGATTGGACGTGCGCTCCAAATGAGGTACACGCTGGATCATTTTATGGGGTACAGAATTGGATTGTTCAATTATGCGACCCACAATGCGGGCGGTTATGCCGATTTCGATTACTTTCATTATATTCGACAGCATTAA
- a CDS encoding carboxylesterase/lipase family protein: MLRVVRVENGIVQGLPAADPRITSFKGIPFAAPPVGENRWRAPQPAQDWDGILKAHDFAPTSMQAPTVIDVNNIYTREWAVDPDLPMDEDCLYLNVWTPAVSADEKLPVFVWYFGGGLQVGHTAEMEFDGERIARRGVVVVTVNYRLNAFGFLCHPEITAESPEAPANFGHLDQQAGTQWVKRNIAAFGGDPEQITIGGQSAGGGSVLSQLTSPQNAGLFQRAVIMSGIITPLYPNNPVPPRSLTFKDAEEDGAAFFEYLGVSSLKEARELDAVYLRDKILEYGKFWGTVVDEKYCIGNPFELFVQGQQHKVPIMLGNTASEFFSVPDVRSVEEFRAMAVELFGGEAEEYLKLCRVESGNLEEIIKKASVSHIEYAARVAIRSSSVPMYYYSFGAEIPGWDDPGTFHSVDLWFHFETLAKCWRPFVGKHYDLARQMCNYLAYFITSGNPNGKDSTGDDMPLWNPCTQEAPYGMVYADKAEFVESPPGEVMQFLVEHYFKQQSIYV, translated from the coding sequence ATGTTAAGAGTAGTGCGTGTTGAAAATGGTATCGTGCAAGGACTGCCGGCGGCTGATCCCCGTATTACCAGCTTCAAGGGAATTCCATTTGCAGCCCCGCCCGTGGGGGAGAACCGCTGGCGTGCACCCCAACCTGCTCAAGACTGGGATGGAATTTTGAAAGCACATGATTTCGCCCCTACTTCCATGCAGGCCCCGACCGTCATAGATGTGAATAATATTTATACCCGTGAATGGGCAGTTGATCCCGATCTTCCAATGGACGAGGACTGTCTATACCTGAATGTCTGGACACCTGCCGTTAGTGCCGATGAGAAGCTTCCTGTTTTTGTATGGTATTTTGGCGGAGGACTTCAGGTCGGCCATACGGCCGAAATGGAGTTTGACGGTGAACGCATTGCCCGCAGGGGGGTTGTCGTTGTAACCGTTAATTACCGCTTGAACGCATTTGGCTTCCTGTGCCATCCCGAGATTACTGCGGAATCGCCTGAAGCTCCCGCGAATTTCGGACATTTGGATCAGCAGGCAGGCACGCAGTGGGTGAAGCGCAATATCGCTGCTTTTGGCGGAGATCCAGAGCAAATCACAATAGGCGGACAGTCTGCGGGTGGTGGAAGCGTGCTGAGCCAGCTGACCTCCCCTCAGAATGCCGGATTATTTCAGCGGGCCGTTATTATGAGCGGAATCATAACACCTTTGTATCCAAATAATCCGGTACCCCCACGTAGCCTTACTTTTAAGGATGCTGAAGAGGATGGCGCGGCTTTTTTTGAATACTTAGGAGTGTCGAGCTTGAAAGAGGCACGTGAGCTGGATGCAGTCTATCTCCGTGATAAAATACTTGAATACGGAAAGTTCTGGGGAACGGTTGTGGATGAGAAGTATTGTATCGGTAATCCATTTGAGCTCTTTGTGCAGGGACAGCAGCATAAGGTGCCGATTATGCTCGGAAATACAGCCTCCGAGTTCTTCAGTGTTCCTGATGTACGCAGTGTAGAGGAATTCAGAGCCATGGCTGTGGAATTATTTGGAGGCGAAGCAGAGGAGTACCTTAAGCTATGCCGCGTTGAGTCAGGGAATTTGGAAGAAATAATTAAGAAAGCTTCCGTGAGCCATATTGAATATGCAGCCCGTGTTGCCATCAGGTCAAGCAGCGTCCCAATGTATTATTATAGCTTTGGTGCAGAGATTCCGGGCTGGGATGATCCTGGTACCTTTCATTCAGTGGATCTGTGGTTTCATTTCGAGACACTGGCCAAATGCTGGCGGCCCTTTGTCGGCAAACATTATGATCTTGCCCGCCAGATGTGTAATTATCTTGCCTATTTTATTACTTCAGGTAATCCGAATGGCAAGGATTCTACCGGTGATGACATGCCTCTCTGGAATCCCTGTACGCAGGAAGCGCCATATGGCATGGTTTATGCAGACAAGGCAGAATTTGTAGAATCTCCTCCTGGTGAAGTAATGCAATTTCTGGTCGAGCATTATTTCAAGCAGCAGTCTATTTATGTATAA
- a CDS encoding alpha/beta hydrolase, whose translation MSESQQKYKMQNTPEGYDKEREGIARGVMQPIEYPSTTLGNNRKAMVYTPPGYSTEKEYSVLYLLHGIGGDEREWFNHGKPQNILDNLYADQMLKPMIIVFPNGRAMLNDRAEGDIFAPDKVEAFETFESDLLYDLIPYVEENYSVLTDRTHRAIAGLSMGGGQSLNIGLNNLDRFAWVGAFSPAPNTKMPELLVPEPHKTAELLSLLWLSCGDLDSLKNVSDRTHAYLSEHSVPHIWVEENGDHDWPVWKNGLYQFSKLIF comes from the coding sequence TTGAGCGAGAGTCAGCAGAAATATAAGATGCAAAATACGCCTGAGGGATACGACAAGGAAAGGGAAGGCATTGCCCGGGGTGTGATGCAGCCAATAGAGTATCCCTCAACAACGCTAGGTAATAATCGGAAGGCAATGGTCTATACACCGCCTGGTTATTCCACTGAGAAGGAATACAGCGTATTGTATCTACTGCATGGAATTGGCGGAGATGAGAGAGAATGGTTCAATCACGGGAAGCCCCAGAATATTCTTGATAATCTGTATGCTGATCAAATGCTGAAGCCTATGATCATTGTTTTTCCCAACGGTAGGGCGATGCTGAACGACCGGGCTGAAGGAGATATCTTTGCTCCGGACAAGGTGGAGGCGTTCGAAACCTTCGAATCGGATCTGTTATACGATCTTATCCCCTATGTTGAAGAGAATTATTCGGTCCTGACTGACCGGACGCACCGCGCTATTGCCGGATTATCCATGGGTGGGGGACAATCCTTGAATATCGGTCTGAACAATCTGGACCGCTTCGCCTGGGTCGGGGCTTTCTCCCCGGCACCCAATACGAAGATGCCCGAGCTGTTGGTCCCGGAACCGCATAAGACCGCAGAACTGCTCAGTCTGCTCTGGCTATCGTGCGGTGATCTCGATAGCCTGAAGAACGTCAGCGACCGGACACATGCTTATTTGTCAGAGCATTCCGTACCGCATATCTGGGTTGAGGAAAATGGCGACCATGATTGGCCGGTCTGGAAGAACGGCTTATATCAGTTCTCCAAGCTCATATTTTAA
- a CDS encoding family 43 glycosylhydrolase, with product MAKKQGLNPYLPSWEYIPDGEPYVFEGRVYVYGSHDRFNGHAFCLNDYACWSAPEDNLGDWRYEGVIYQTTDDPLNREGSMCLYAPDVTVGPDGRYYLYYVLDKVPVVSVAVCDSPGGKYEFYGYVKYADGTRLGEREDDEPQFDPGVLTEGENTYLYTGFCAFGDKSRHGAMATVLGPDMLTIIEEPVFVAPSQPYSKGSGFEGYEFFEAPSIRKRGDTYYLIYSSISMHELCYATSEYPTKDFTYQGVIVSNCDLHIDTYKPADQPMYYGGNNHGSIVEINGEWYIFYHRHTNGTAFCRQGCIERIDFCEDGTIPQVEITSCGSNGGPLEGRGEYPTYLACHLFCKDEEMYTGGFGRIGAWMDSRFPKITQDGRDGDEEIGYIANMTDSATAGFKYFACEGVTRVKIKVRGYCQGAFEVKTSWDGPALGRIPVGFTNDWKEYATDVAIPDGVQALYFTYTGNGGASLASFTLE from the coding sequence ATGGCAAAAAAACAAGGGTTAAATCCATATCTCCCGTCTTGGGAATATATCCCTGATGGTGAGCCGTATGTTTTCGAAGGAAGAGTTTATGTGTATGGCTCGCATGACCGTTTTAATGGACACGCTTTTTGCTTGAACGACTATGCTTGCTGGTCTGCGCCGGAGGACAATCTGGGCGATTGGCGGTATGAGGGTGTAATCTATCAGACAACAGATGATCCGCTTAACCGTGAAGGAAGCATGTGTCTGTATGCTCCCGATGTTACCGTTGGACCGGACGGGCGGTACTATCTCTACTATGTGCTTGACAAGGTTCCCGTAGTATCAGTGGCTGTCTGCGATTCTCCAGGCGGTAAGTATGAGTTCTACGGTTATGTAAAATATGCCGATGGAACACGCTTGGGGGAAAGAGAAGATGACGAACCACAGTTTGACCCAGGCGTGCTGACCGAAGGAGAGAACACCTACCTGTACACCGGATTCTGTGCCTTTGGGGATAAATCCAGACACGGCGCAATGGCAACGGTGCTGGGTCCGGATATGCTCACAATTATCGAAGAGCCTGTATTTGTTGCACCGAGTCAGCCATACAGCAAAGGGAGCGGATTCGAAGGCTATGAGTTTTTTGAGGCTCCTTCCATCCGAAAAAGGGGAGATACTTATTACCTTATCTATTCCTCGATCTCGATGCATGAGCTGTGCTATGCGACCAGCGAGTATCCGACCAAAGACTTCACATACCAGGGAGTCATTGTAAGCAATTGTGATCTTCATATCGATACATATAAGCCGGCGGACCAGCCAATGTATTATGGCGGCAATAACCATGGCAGCATCGTGGAGATCAATGGAGAATGGTACATTTTTTATCACCGGCACACTAATGGAACGGCATTCTGCCGGCAGGGCTGTATCGAGAGGATAGATTTCTGCGAGGATGGCACCATTCCTCAGGTGGAGATCACATCCTGCGGTTCAAACGGAGGGCCACTTGAAGGCCGGGGGGAATATCCGACATACCTGGCCTGTCATTTGTTCTGCAAAGATGAGGAAATGTACACCGGAGGCTTCGGTCGTATCGGAGCATGGATGGACAGCCGGTTCCCGAAGATTACCCAAGACGGCAGGGATGGCGACGAGGAAATCGGTTATATCGCCAATATGACGGATTCGGCTACCGCCGGTTTTAAATATTTCGCGTGTGAGGGAGTCACCAGAGTGAAAATCAAGGTGCGCGGATATTGCCAGGGTGCGTTTGAAGTCAAAACGTCGTGGGACGGTCCGGCTCTTGGACGGATCCCGGTAGGCTTTACGAATGATTGGAAGGAATACGCTACTGATGTGGCTATTCCGGATGGTGTACAAGCATTGTATTTTACATATACCGGTAATGGTGGTGCTAGTCTGGCTTCATTTACTTTGGAATAA
- a CDS encoding carbohydrate-binding protein has product MAFSASVISLEGGGTIELYLDDPAGLFIGSLPVPAANGPEQQLELRTEISGAVGIHDLYLVFKGNTGSELFKLDSWRFIEK; this is encoded by the coding sequence GTGGCATTCAGTGCTTCTGTCATAAGCTTAGAGGGCGGCGGGACCATTGAACTGTATCTGGATGACCCGGCAGGTCTATTCATTGGTTCGCTGCCAGTTCCGGCTGCTAATGGTCCGGAGCAACAGCTGGAATTAAGGACAGAGATTAGCGGAGCAGTTGGGATTCATGATCTGTATCTGGTGTTTAAGGGTAACACGGGGTCTGAATTATTTAAGCTGGACTCATGGAGATTTATAGAGAAATAG
- a CDS encoding UbiD family decarboxylase: MKYSNLEECVNDLEKHGHLIRIREEVDPYLEMAAIHLKVYEAGGPALLFENVKGSKFRAVSNLFGTIERSKFIFRRTWNSTHNVIALRNDPMKALKNPFKYVGTGLSARKALPIKKPGGLPSGFEEINISDLPLITHWPEDGGAFVTLPQVYSEDPDKPGIMNSNLGMYRVQLNGNDYELNKEVGIHYQIHRGIGVHQERANRKGEPLKVSCFIGGPPAHTLSAVMPLPEGMSEMIVAGLLSGRHFSYSYVDGYCISNDADFVITGEIHPGETKPEGPFGDHLGYYSLVHPFPVMRVHKVYAKKNAIFPFTVVGRPPQEDTAFGELIHELTGGAIRQEIPGVKEVHAVDAAGVHPLLFAIGSERYTPYQQVKQPAEILTIANRILGTGQLSLAKFLFITAEEKQPISTHDVEDFLTYILERINLRRDIHFYTNTTIDTLDYSGTGLNSGSKVIFAAVGEKKRELCTEVPDILEQLQGFGHAKMVMPGLVALQGSKFTTYAEAAQEMNKLSEAIQEQGALPSCPMIIVCDDSEFLSDRIENFLWATFTRSNPSHDIYGVNSSTEYKHWSCDNVIIDARVKPHQAPPLIPDPAVQKHIERLFAPGGSLSGVKI; the protein is encoded by the coding sequence ATGAAATATAGCAATTTAGAAGAGTGTGTTAATGATTTAGAGAAGCATGGACATTTGATTCGTATTCGTGAAGAAGTGGACCCCTATCTGGAGATGGCCGCGATTCACCTGAAGGTCTATGAAGCCGGTGGGCCTGCATTATTATTTGAAAATGTAAAAGGTTCGAAATTTCGTGCCGTATCTAACCTCTTTGGAACGATTGAGCGCAGTAAGTTTATCTTTCGGCGTACTTGGAACTCCACACATAACGTAATTGCACTTCGTAACGATCCTATGAAAGCACTTAAGAATCCTTTTAAATATGTAGGAACAGGATTATCCGCGAGAAAAGCATTGCCTATCAAAAAGCCAGGAGGTCTGCCAAGTGGTTTTGAGGAAATTAACATTTCTGATCTTCCGCTGATCACACATTGGCCGGAGGATGGCGGCGCTTTTGTTACCTTGCCGCAAGTGTATTCCGAAGATCCGGACAAGCCGGGCATTATGAACTCCAATCTGGGGATGTACCGTGTTCAATTGAATGGTAATGATTATGAACTCAATAAAGAGGTTGGCATTCATTATCAAATTCACCGCGGTATCGGCGTGCATCAAGAAAGAGCCAATAGAAAAGGTGAACCGCTTAAAGTGAGTTGCTTTATCGGCGGACCTCCAGCGCATACGTTATCTGCTGTAATGCCTTTGCCCGAGGGAATGAGTGAGATGATCGTGGCAGGCTTACTTTCGGGACGTCATTTTAGCTATAGCTATGTGGATGGATATTGCATTAGTAATGATGCTGATTTTGTAATTACAGGGGAAATCCATCCTGGCGAGACGAAGCCGGAGGGACCTTTTGGCGATCATTTAGGCTATTACAGCTTGGTTCACCCTTTCCCAGTCATGAGAGTACATAAAGTGTACGCTAAAAAGAATGCCATTTTTCCCTTTACGGTTGTCGGTAGACCGCCACAAGAGGATACTGCATTTGGTGAGTTAATCCATGAACTAACGGGTGGAGCGATCCGCCAAGAAATCCCGGGCGTTAAAGAAGTTCACGCAGTCGATGCTGCGGGCGTTCATCCCCTTTTATTTGCGATTGGCAGTGAACGTTATACGCCTTATCAACAAGTGAAGCAGCCAGCGGAGATTCTTACGATCGCAAATCGGATTTTGGGTACGGGCCAGCTTAGTTTAGCTAAATTCTTGTTTATTACAGCCGAAGAGAAACAACCTATCAGCACACATGATGTTGAGGATTTCTTGACGTATATCCTAGAGCGCATTAATCTTCGTAGAGATATTCATTTCTATACGAATACAACGATTGATACCCTTGATTATTCCGGTACAGGACTAAACAGCGGAAGTAAGGTGATTTTCGCTGCGGTTGGGGAGAAGAAAAGAGAGCTATGTACAGAGGTTCCTGACATACTTGAACAACTACAGGGATTTGGACATGCAAAGATGGTGATGCCGGGTCTCGTGGCGCTTCAAGGCTCTAAATTCACCACTTACGCTGAAGCAGCGCAGGAAATGAACAAGCTTAGCGAAGCGATTCAAGAACAGGGAGCACTCCCATCTTGTCCGATGATTATTGTATGTGATGATAGCGAGTTCTTAAGTGATAGAATTGAGAATTTTCTATGGGCGACGTTCACACGTAGCAATCCTTCTCATGATATATATGGTGTGAACAGTTCAACGGAGTATAAGCATTGGTCATGTGATAACGTGATTATTGATGCGCGTGTAAAACCTCATCAAGCGCCACCATTAATTCCGGATCCAGCGGTTCAAAAGCATATCGAACGATTATTTGCTCCAGGTGGCAGTTTAAGCGGAGTAAAGATCTGA